Proteins from a genomic interval of Alosa alosa isolate M-15738 ecotype Scorff River chromosome 8, AALO_Geno_1.1, whole genome shotgun sequence:
- the ccn2a gene encoding CCN family member 2a: MSTGMTILTSLLCLTLLHVALAQECSGQCSCPEVPPQCAPGVSLVLDACGCCRVCAKQLGELCTERDICDPHRGLYCDYGSPSNRRIGVCTARDGATCVFGSMVYRSGESFQSSCKYQCTCLDGAVGCVPLCGMDVRLPSPDCPMPRRVKVPGKCCEEWVCDSPHQQTFVGPVLAAYREEETYGPDPALMRENCLVQTTEWSACSKTCGLGISTRVTNDNRECRLEKQTRLCMVRPCESHLEERIRKGKKCIRTPRVSKPMKFEISGCTTTKSYRPKFCGVCTDGRCCTPHRTTTLPMEFKCPDGQVMKKQMMFIKTCACHYNCPSENDIFESTYYKKMLGDMA, encoded by the exons ATGTCTACTGGAATGACCATCCTGACATCCCTCCTTTGCCTCACTCTCCTGCATGTG GCTCTTGCCCAGGAGTGCAGTGGCCAGTGCAGCTGCCCCGAGGTGCCGCCTCAGTGTGCCCCCGGGGTCAGTCTGGTGTTGGACGCCTGCGGCTGCTGCCGAGTGTGTGCCAAGCAGCTTGGTGAGCTGTGCACGGAAAGGGACATCTGCGATCCACACAGGGGCCTCTACTGTGACTACGGATCCCCTAGCAACCGTCGCATTGGCGTCTGCACAG CTAGGGACGGTGCCACCTGCGTGTTTGGAAGCATGGTCTACCGAAGCGGCGAGTCCTTCCAGAGCAGCTGCAAGTACCAGTGCACTTGCCTAGATGGCGCTGTGGGCTGCGTGCCTCTGTGCGGCATGGATGTCCGCCTGCCTAGTCCCGACTGTCCAATGCCCCGCCGGGTTAAGGTGCCTGGGAAGTGCTGCGAGGAGTGGGTGTGTGACTCCCCTCACCAGCAGACCTTTGTTGGACCTGTTCTGGCAG CttacagagaggaggagacctACGGGCCTGATCCCGCTCTGATGAGAGAGAACTGCCTGGTCCAGACCACCGAGTGGAGCGCCTGCTCCAAGACCTGTGGCCTGGGCATCTCAACCCGGGTTACCAACGACAACCGCGAGTGCCGCCTTGAGAAGCAGACCCGCCTCTGCATGGTTCGCCCCTGCGAGTCCCACCTAGAGGAGAGAATCAGG AAGGGGAAGAAGTGCATTCGCACGCCCCGTGTCTCCAAGCCCATGAAGTTCGAGATCTCCGGCTGCACCACCACCAAGTCTTACCGGCCCAAGTTCTGCGGCGTGTGCACTGATGGTCGCTGCTGCACCCCACACAGAACCACCACCCTGCCCATGGAGTTCAAGTGCCCCGACGGTCAGGTCATGAAGAAGCAGATGATGTTCATCAAGACCTGCGCCTGCCACTACAACTGCCCCAGCGAGAACGACATCTTTGAGTCCACATACTACAAGAAGATGCTTGGTGACATGGCATAA